GCACCACCTGCCAGGTTTGCGAGCATTCATGCGGCTTGTTGTCCCAAAAGTAAAATGGCGCGGAGAGCTTGCCTGAGGCGTTGACAAACTGCACGCTGTATTTTTTCACGAAGTGACTGTTCTTCATTTTCTCAAGCATACCGAGCCGCTTGAGCACCCAATAGGTTTCGGGAATCAACGACTCGCCGATATGAAAGCGCGGGAATTTTTCACGCTCAAAAAGCTGAACCTTGTAACCATGTTGTGCAATAAGGGCGGAGACGGTGGAACCGGCGGGGCCGCCGCCAATGACGACGACATCAGAGTTGGTCATGAGGTTGTTGATGGGCATGCGTTTCTGATCCTTCGAATGAGTTATGCTAACATTATATTGAACACATCGTAATCAACTTTAGCACCGTTACATCATTTTGTGGGAACGATTCGCCAAGGCAGAGGCGGCATGTGCATCAAGCTTCGCTGGTTTTTCAATCATCGAACCCGAGGGCAAAAAGCAAGCCTGGTTTGATTTCAGACATTTTTGCATCAGGCAATTTGGTGATTAAGGCGCCCAGTTTTGATTTTGCATTTGTTCGTCTTCCCAAACGTCAAACTCACCTTTTTCGACGGGATGCTTGCTATAACCGCTGCGGTGCTTCTTTTCCAATTCTCGGATTTCTAACCTCTGAAGATAATGAATAAGTGATTCCCTGACAAACGCAGATAAGTTGGTTTGTTTTTGAGTAATCTCTTGATTAATGCGGTCTAACAAATCATCTTCGATTGTCAATTGAATGGTTTTCATATTTGAACCTCCACAATCATACATAAGTCGAATTGAGAAATATGCAGACTGATCTGTAGAACCCAAAAATTTAGCTCAACCGCCGCAATCAAGCCGCCGAAGCGTATGCAGGCGCTTGATAGATAACCGGACGATATTTTGGCTTGGGAACGGGCTTACCCTCGGTGCGAGCTGCTTCCAGCCAAGCTTTTTTGGCAATCTCAACTTGCTTGAGCGCTTCTGATGGCGTCTTGCCGAACGCTGAGCAAGCTTTCAAATCAGGGATGTCGGCGATATAACCGCCGTCTTCGGCGCTGTAAAAGATGTTGATGTGGTAATCTTTCATGACTACTCGGCACCCAATTGAAGATTAGCATACTCGTCGGCTTCCAACAAATACGACGGATGCCTCAATCCCGTGGGCGGATAATATTCATCATGCGTGTAACGAAATCCTAGCTTGTCCAAAAGAAGGCGGGAAGCTTCATTTTTGGGATTATGCCCGGCGAAAAGGGCGCTGGCTTTGAGCGTATCGAATGCGTATTTCATGACGGCACGTGCCGCCTCAACAGCATAGCCGCGTCGCCAGTGCGTCGAGCGAATGTGAAAACCAATCTCGTAGATTCTGTTGGGCAAATCGTAGGGCCGCAATCCGCAACAGCCCACATGCTCGTCGGTTTCAAGAAGAAAAATCGGCCAGTATTGCACGCCGTGTTCGTTCTCCGTGGCGATTTCTTTTTTAAGACGATCCTGAACCTGATTCGTTGTGAGCGGGCCGCGGGCATCTATCAGTTTTGTCACTTCGTAATCGCCCCACAGGCCGAGAGCGAGGGGAAGATCATCTTCCCGCCAGGAACGGAAACCCAGGCGGGAAGTGACGAGGAAATATTTGTTGGTCTCAGCCATTAACAGAAGAAATAGCCTTACGCCTACATCTCACTCTCATCTTCGTCTTTGCCCTCGACGAAGCCATGAACTGAAATGCTGCGTTGCTTGGCTTCCACATCATTGGAAAAAACATAAACCGTCTTGGAAGCCTTGCCCACCGCAGAGCCGGTGTTGTAGGTGACGGAAATTTGGCCGTCGGCATTGGGCGGTATGATTTTCGAGCTTTCTGCCGCCGTGCAGCCGCAGGTGGTTTTTACCTTCTCGATTTTGAGCGTGTCCGTGCCGACGTTTTTGAATTTGAACACGTGTTTCACGGCCGTGCCTTGCGCGACTGTGCCGAAGTTGAAACTGGTTTCTGCAAATTGAATTTTCGGGCCTTTGATTGCACTGCCGTTGTTGGCGTCCTTTTCGCCTTCTTGCGCCAGCGCAAATTGGCATGACAGAACAAAAATAGAAACAACCGCGAAGCGGAAAACACGATTGAGTAGCATAGCAAAATCTCCTATTTTGTGTTACAGGTTACACGCACTAAAATCTCTTGGGGCCAAGAAACACGAGGTAATCGTTCACCGGGTCAGCGCTGTGGTTTGCCTATCGAACGCCGCAAGAATACTCTCGGCGAATTGATCATCCCAGCGCGCCTTGATGCGGCCGTCTTGCAGCCAAAACACGCGCGGCGGGCTGTCGCCGATCAAATCAAAGAACTCGCTCGCCGTGATCAGGTGATACGGATAATTCGTATGGGTTTTTTCTGAAAATGCGGAAATGGCGGCTTCGTCTTCACTGAACATCAGCACATAGATTTTTGGAATTGCCGCGTTTTTTTTTGCCAGCTCGTCGAGCATCTGCGCGGTTTCCTGGCAATGTTCGCAATCGGCATTGAACACGGCGACCAGCTTGTCGCCGCGGGTCAGATCCACCCGGCCCGCTTTTTCAAACTGGGTATACTGCGCAAAGTTGGCCTCATAATCCTGACGCACTGGTGCGAGCGCTAGCACGGTAATCAAGCTGCCCGAGGCCAGCAATGCAGGCAGAGCGGACCGGCGTTTTTGCTCTGGGGTGATTTTGTACAGCCAGAAGCTCAATCCCAGCAGAATAACATTTTTTATCAGGGATTCGGCGGATGACATGGGCAAAAGCTCGCCGAAGCAGCCGCAATCCTGCGTCTGCTCGCCCAACGTCAATTGATAACCCTGCAAAGCAATGAAGCCAACGAACGTCGCCATCGCCAAGGGGAGAATGGCGCGTTTCAAGTAAAACGGAAACAGCAACGCGAGGCCGAGAAACAATTCGAAGGCAATCAGCAATCGCGCCGGATATGCTGCCTGCGCGCGCGTGGCAGCCAAACCTTGCTCCACGATTGCAATTTCAAAGAGGCCCACGCCCGGCAATTTTGAGAAAGCAGAGAAAAGGAAAACTCCCGCCAGCAAAAGCCTCAAGGCGAAGCCGATTCTTGCAGCCGTCATAGGATTCGATCAGAAGCGAAACCAATTTTTCGCAAAATTAGGCGTTATCACCTTTAAACTCAAATAAAAATTCTGAGATTCCCAAATTGGAATGGTGCGGCAATCAAGGCGTCACTTCAGGTTCTCGCTGCCTCGAGCGCTTGCGCTAAATCCTCGAGTAAATCCTCCAGCGCTTCACAACCCGCGTTCATGCGAATGAAGCCCTCGGGAATTTTATCGCCGCCCCAGCGCGCGCGTCTCTCGGCGGTGGTGTGAACGCCGCCAAAGCTGGTGGCTTCGTAAACCAAGTTGCAAGCGCTCAGAAAACGTTCTGCATGCGTTTTGTTGGGCAGCACAAAACTGACGACGCTACCGAAATAGTGCATTTGTTTGGCGGCGATGGCATGTGAGGGATCGCGGCGCAATCCAGGATAGCGCACGGTTCCAATCTCCTCGCGCTGCGTCAAGAATTCTGCCAGCGCCAGCGCATTCAGGCACTGTCTGGTCAACCGCACATCCAGCGTTGCCAGGGAACGATGCGCGAGCCAGGTTTCCATTGGCCCGGGAATCGCGCCGATTTGCGTGCGCCAAGTGCGCAAGCCTTCGAGTAATTTGGGGTCGCGCACCGCTACATGTCCCATAATCAAGTCCGAATGTCCGCACAAACCTTTGGTATCCGAGGCCACTGAAAAATCTGCGCCCAGGGCCAGCGGTTGTTGGCCGAGCACTGTCGGTGTCGTATTATCCACCGCGACCAACGCGCCCGCTTCATGAGCCGCCGCGGAGATTGCCGCAATGTCGCAAACCTCAAGTGTGGGATTGCTGGGCGTTTCGAGCCAAACTAGTTTTGCGCCGGCGACATGGGATTTTTGCGCATTGCCAGCCGTGGGCGCGAGTATTGTTTTGACGCCCATTTCCGCGAAAAAGCCTTGCGCCAATACCCGCGCAGAATAGTAACTGTCTGCCGGCATAAGCACGGCATCTCCGGGGTGAAGCACACTGCCGAGCACCGCAGAAACCGCTGCCATGCCTGAGGCAAATGCAATGGCGCTTCCGCCTTCAAGCGCGCTCAAGGCATTTTCGTAATTCGTCCAGGTTGGATGATGAAACCGGCCATAGGTATAATTGCTTTGGGCTGGATCGCCGGCGGCATGAAAGGGCGCCGCGAACACCGGCCCGGGGAGAAACGGCTCGCCTTGGTCTGGTTTTGGAACGCCGGCGTGGAGCAACAATGTTTCAGGCCGCATGTTGCGATTGTTCTCCTACATCTACTTTTTTCGAGTAGTGGTCGGCGCCCAAAAAGTGCAACGAAACATAAGGCTCGTTGCCGATGACCCAGCTATCATGCGGCACGGGTGGAATGTAGAATATCGTGCCGGGCGCAAGCTCTTTCACCGTGCCGTCGGCCATGGCTGCCACGGCGCGCCCGGCTAAAACCATTCCAAGATGCTCGACTTCACAAAGTTCCGTGCCTGCCAACGGTCGCACGTGTTCCGACCATTTCCAACCAGGTTCGTAAGTCGCCCGGCCAATCGTCATTCCCGCGATTCTCACGATTTCAAACTTGCCCTTTTCAAAAATGCGTGTTTCATCCGGGGCTTCGAATTGTTTGAGGATGACTTCGATCATGACCATGTTTGTTTATCGAACAGAAAGATTTATTGCGCTTCAGCCGAACGGACCGCCATGCCCGGACGCAATTGCAGGATTCCCGAAGTAATCAATGTGTCTCCGGGCTGCAAACCGGCCGTGACTTCGACGCGTTCATCCGAACGGCTGCCGATCTCTACGCTTTGCGATTCCGCTTTGCCGTTTTTATACAAAAAGACCCGTTGCCCTTTCAGTTCGGGAATCAGAGCATAAGCGGGAATCGTGAGCGTTTCTTTTTCCTTGAACACGACTTCGACATTGGCGAACGCGCCGGGAATCAACACGCCTTCAGGATTTGGGCTGAGCGCGCGCATGTGCAGCGTGCGCGTCGTCGGGTCGATCTTCGCTTCGATAGCGTAAACCTCGCCTTCGAATTTGCGCGTCACGCCTTCCACGGAGAAGCTGACCTTGTCGCCGCGTTTCATGGAAGCGGCATATTTTTCCGGAATGGTGAAATCGACTTTCACGGGATTAATGTCTTGCAGCGTGGTGATGCGCGTAGTGGGCGAGAGGTAGCTGCCTTCGCTGACATAGCGCAAACCGATGATGCCTTCAAACGGAGCGCGAATTTCGGTTTTGCTGATTTGCGCCTGAATGATTTGCAGTTCGGCTTTCACAATGTTCAATTCATTAATGGCAATATCATACTCTTCCTGGCTGGCAAGTTTTTTTTCAAACAATTCACGCTGGCGTTCAGCTCGTTCTTCGGCAAGCGCCTGGCGATATTGAGCGCGCATGAGTTGCGCTTGCGGTTCGGCGTCGTTGATCTTCAACAAAAGTTCGCCCTTTCTTACCGGCGCGCCTTCTTTGAAAAAGATCTTTTCCGCTTTGCCGGAAATTTCACTGCGGATATCCACTTCTTCATTCGAGAGTATCGTCCCCACCGTCATGATGCGGTTGCCCAGCTTTTCCGACTGCACCGTCGCGATGCGTACCGGCATGCTCTGATCACGCGGCCCGCTCGCCGCGACAACGTTGTTCTTGCTCGCTGAAGAGCGGCCCCACAACGAACTGACTTTGGGCAATGCCAGCGCCACTAACACAGCAAGGCCGCCAATGATCCACCAAATGCGTTTTGTTTTACGACTCATACCTAAAGCCTCCAAAGGGGATTTTTGAACAGCAATGGAGCACGACAGTACGACATTTTTTCATAAGAAACAAGATGTCAGGTCGTTAATATTGCGACAAAATCTACCGAGAAATAAAGTATGGCTAGAAACTAATGAAAGATTGTAGATGGTAAATTCCTCTGGGATTCTGGTCGATATAATCTGTTGTTTCTATTTAGTGTTGACTCTCTGGAGATCTTCATTCGAAAGTCAACACTCATTGTGTCATGCTGTTGAGAGTTTGCGAGGTTTATGAGTTTTGACATGCACGTTTGGAAGTGTTCAGCCGCGGCCATGTCGTGGTTGAGCAGACCGCGATGGCCGCATTCCCAGGCGAAACCGCGTGCAGATGCCGGGCAAAATGGCCGGCCTCGAACGTGGTGTTGGCCGTGCGAGAGTTTTCGTTTGCGCGGAGCGATTTTTTTGTTACCTTTGCAGCGACTTGCTTGAAACTCCCAA
The genomic region above belongs to Cytophagia bacterium CHB2 and contains:
- a CDS encoding GNAT family N-acetyltransferase → MAETNKYFLVTSRLGFRSWREDDLPLALGLWGDYEVTKLIDARGPLTTNQVQDRLKKEIATENEHGVQYWPIFLLETDEHVGCCGLRPYDLPNRIYEIGFHIRSTHWRRGYAVEAARAVMKYAFDTLKASALFAGHNPKNEASRLLLDKLGFRYTHDEYYPPTGLRHPSYLLEADEYANLQLGAE
- a CDS encoding cupin, whose amino-acid sequence is MIEVILKQFEAPDETRIFEKGKFEIVRIAGMTIGRATYEPGWKWSEHVRPLAGTELCEVEHLGMVLAGRAVAAMADGTVKELAPGTIFYIPPVPHDSWVIGNEPYVSLHFLGADHYSKKVDVGEQSQHAA
- a CDS encoding cystathionine gamma-lyase, whose amino-acid sequence is MRPETLLLHAGVPKPDQGEPFLPGPVFAAPFHAAGDPAQSNYTYGRFHHPTWTNYENALSALEGGSAIAFASGMAAVSAVLGSVLHPGDAVLMPADSYYSARVLAQGFFAEMGVKTILAPTAGNAQKSHVAGAKLVWLETPSNPTLEVCDIAAISAAAHEAGALVAVDNTTPTVLGQQPLALGADFSVASDTKGLCGHSDLIMGHVAVRDPKLLEGLRTWRTQIGAIPGPMETWLAHRSLATLDVRLTRQCLNALALAEFLTQREEIGTVRYPGLRRDPSHAIAAKQMHYFGSVVSFVLPNKTHAERFLSACNLVYEATSFGGVHTTAERRARWGGDKIPEGFIRMNAGCEALEDLLEDLAQALEAART
- a CDS encoding DUF1573 domain-containing protein; amino-acid sequence: MLLNRVFRFAVVSIFVLSCQFALAQEGEKDANNGSAIKGPKIQFAETSFNFGTVAQGTAVKHVFKFKNVGTDTLKIEKVKTTCGCTAAESSKIIPPNADGQISVTYNTGSAVGKASKTVYVFSNDVEAKQRSISVHGFVEGKDEDESEM
- a CDS encoding CopG family transcriptional regulator, producing MKTIQLTIEDDLLDRINQEITQKQTNLSAFVRESLIHYLQRLEIRELEKKHRSGYSKHPVEKGEFDVWEDEQMQNQNWAP
- a CDS encoding type II toxin-antitoxin system HicB family antitoxin, with the protein product MKDYHINIFYSAEDGGYIADIPDLKACSAFGKTPSEALKQVEIAKKAWLEAARTEGKPVPKPKYRPVIYQAPAYASAA
- a CDS encoding efflux RND transporter periplasmic adaptor subunit, encoding MSRKTKRIWWIIGGLAVLVALALPKVSSLWGRSSASKNNVVAASGPRDQSMPVRIATVQSEKLGNRIMTVGTILSNEEVDIRSEISGKAEKIFFKEGAPVRKGELLLKINDAEPQAQLMRAQYRQALAEERAERQRELFEKKLASQEEYDIAINELNIVKAELQIIQAQISKTEIRAPFEGIIGLRYVSEGSYLSPTTRITTLQDINPVKVDFTIPEKYAASMKRGDKVSFSVEGVTRKFEGEVYAIEAKIDPTTRTLHMRALSPNPEGVLIPGAFANVEVVFKEKETLTIPAYALIPELKGQRVFLYKNGKAESQSVEIGSRSDERVEVTAGLQPGDTLITSGILQLRPGMAVRSAEAQ